Proteins encoded in a region of the Melospiza georgiana isolate bMelGeo1 chromosome 2, bMelGeo1.pri, whole genome shotgun sequence genome:
- the WDR3 gene encoding WD repeat-containing protein 3, which produces MGLTRQYLRYEPAALFGLVASARAGVAFVALRGERGRYVAVPACEHVFVWDTRKGEKVLILKGLKQQVSCLCPSPDGLHLAVGYEDGAVRVFNLLSGESVITFNGHRAAVTALQYDHLGGRLVSGSKDTEVIVWDVINESGLYRLRGHKDVITQVLFLKEKNLLVTCSKDTLVKWWDLDTQHCFKTLVGHRAEVWGMALLSQEKRLITGSADSELRVWDLTYIQEVKDPDEPESKKSKASSLPATEENTEEDETLELDEHPEERIVKCSKVGSIMREGRDRVVTLGTDRMGKFLACHGTDAILEVFSVLSEEEIQKKLDKKMKKARKKAKQNSEEEPERSVELSLQEEIQRVTSVKASSKIKSFDLILSPKGELKMVLLLQNNVIELYNLDLSAQVPQAVRVSRITIGGHRSDVRTLAFSSDNIAILSAAAESVKIWNRSTLQCIRTMECEYALCSLFVPGDRQVILGTKTGKLQLYDLASGSLIETLDAHDGAVWSIALSPDQHGFVTGGADKCVKFWEFELVKDESSVQKRLSMKHVRVLQLDEDVLCVRYSPNQKLLAVSLLDCTVKVFYVDTLKFFLSLYGHKLPVLCMDICYDGTLIATGSADRNVKIWGLDFGDCHRSLFAHDDSVMYLQFVPKSHLFFTAGKDNKIKQWDADKFEHIQTLEGHHQEVWCLALSPNGDYVVSASHDKSLRLWERTREPLILEEEREMQREAEYEESVAKEEQPVVAGERQGETGLAGKKTIETIKAAERIMEAIELYREETAKLKEHNAVCKAAGKEVPFPVNPILRAYGNITPSAYVLEVFKKVKSSELEESLLVLPFSYVPDLLRLFNEYIQQGSDVELLCRALLFLLKIHFGQITSNQMLVTVIENLKKTTISRVSEARDVLGFNMAGLQFLKREIEAKEEVTFFADATERFEEKKRKRKKKEKMVLAML; this is translated from the exons ATGGGCCTGACGCGGCAGTACCTGCGCTATGAGCCCGCCGCGCTCTTCGGGCTGGTGGCCAGCGCCAGGGCCGGCGTGGCCTTCGTGGCGCtgcgcggggagcggggccgctaCGTGGCCGTGCCGGCTTGCGAGCACGTGTTCGTGTGGGACAcaaggaaaggagagaag GTTCTTATCCTTAAGGGTCTCAAGCAGCAAGTCAGTTGCCTCTGCCCCTCCCCAGATGGGTTGCACCTGGCTGTTGGGTATGAAGATGGAGCAGTCCGTGTCTTCAACCTCCTAAGTGGGGAATCAGTGATCACTTTCaatgggcacagggctgcagttACAGCCCTGCAGTACGACCACCTGGGTGGCAGGCTGGTGTCTGGCTCAAAG GATACAGAAGTCATCGTGTGGGATGTCATCAATGAGAGTGGCCTGTACCGGCTGAGGGGACACAAGGATGTCATCACTCAAGTCCTTTTCTTGAAGGAGAAGAACTTGTTGGTCACTTG TTCCAAAGACACACTGGTGAAATGGTGGGATCTGGACACCCAGCACTGCTTCAAAACTCTGGTTGGACACCGAGCTGAG GTCTGGGGCATGGCTTTGCTGTCTCAAGAGAAGCGTCTGATCACTGGGAGCGCTGACAGTGAGCTGAGGGTGTGGGATCTCACCTACATCCAGGAG GTAAAAGATCCTGATGAGCCAGAATCCAAGAAAAGCAAAGCGTCATCTTTACCTGcaacagaagaaaacactgaAGAGGATGAGACCTTAGAGCTGGATGAACATCCTGAGGAA CGCATCGTGAAGTGCAGCAAGGTCGGATCCATCATGCGGGAAGGGAGGGACCGAGTGGTGACTCTTGGCACAGACAGGATGGGCAAGTTTTTGGCCTGCCAT GGAACAGATGCCATTCTCGAAGTGTTCTCTGTCCTTTCCGAAGAGGAAATCCAAAAGAAATTggataaaaaaatgaagaaagcaaggaaaaaagccaA ACAGAACTCTGAAGAGGAGCCTGAAAGGAGTGTGGAGCTGAGCCTGCAGGAAGAGATTCAGCGGGTCACTAGTGTCAAAGCTTCTTCTAAAATCAA GTCATTTGACTTGATTCTCTCTCCAAAAGGAGAGCTGAAGATGGTACTGCTGCTCCAGAACAATGTCATTGAGTTGTACAACCTGGACCTGTCAGCACAAGTGCCCCAGGCTGTCCGTGTGTCCAGGATAACCATTGGAGGCCACCGCAGTGATGTCAGGACGTTGGCTTTCAGCTCTGACAACATTGCCAttctctcagcagctgcagagtcTGTGAAAATTTGGAACAG GTCGACCTTGCAGTGCATCCGGACGATGGAGTGTGAGTACGCGCTCTGCTCGCTCTTTGTCCCCGGGGATCGGCAGGTCATCCTTGGGACCAAG AcagggaagctgcagctgtATGACCTGGCTTCTGGCAGTCTTATAGAGACACTTGATGCTCACGACGGGGCAGTGTGGTCTATTGCTCTTTCACCAGACCAG CATGGCTTTGTGACAGGAGGTGCTGATAAATGTGTCAAGTTCTGGGAGTTTGAGCTTGTGAAGGATGAGAGCAGTGTTCAGAAAAG GCTCTCCATGAAGCACGTGCGGGTGTTGCAGCTGGATGAGGACGTGCTCTGCGTGCGCTACAGCCCCAACCAGAAACTGCTGGCTGTCTCCCTGCTGGACTGCACCGTCAAGGTTTTCTACGTTGACACGCTCAAG tttttcctttctctgtatGGACAcaagctgccagtgctgtgtaTGGACATCTGCTAT GATGGGACTCTAATTGCAACTGGCTCTGCTGACAGGAATGTGAAGATTTGGGGCTTGGATTTTGGGGACTGTCACCGTTCTCTCTTTGCCCACGATGACAG tgTGATGTATCTGCAGTTTGTGCCCAAATCCCATCTCTTCTTCACAGCTGGAAAGGACAACAAGATTAAGCAGTGGGATGCAGATAAATTTGAGCATATCCAGACACTGGAG GGGCATCACCAGGAGGTTTGGTGTTTGGCACTCAGTCCCAATGGAGATTATGTGGTGTCAGCATCCCATGACAAGTCCCTGCGCCTCTGGGAAAGGACAAGGGAGCCACTGATTctggaagaggagagggagatg CAACGAGAAGCTGAATATGAAGAGAGTGTGGCAAAGGAAGAGCAGCCTGTG GTGGCTGGAGAGAGGCAAGGAgagacagggctggcaggaaaGAAGACCATTGAAACCATCAAAGCG GCTGAGAGGATCATGGAAGCTATCGAGCTGTACAGAGAAGAGACTGCAAAACTAAAGGAGCACAATGCCGTATgcaaagctgcaggaaaagag GTTCCCTTCCCTGTCAATCCCATTCTTCGTGCCTATGGAAATATTACA CCTTCTGCCTATGTGCTGGAAGTTTTCAAGAAGGTCAAGTCGAG TGAGCTGGAAGAGtctctcctggtgctgcctTTCTCCTATGTCCCTGACCTGCTCAGACTTTTCAATGAATATATTCAGCAGGGCTCAGATGTTGAGCTTCTGTGCCGAGCTCTCCTCTTCCTGCTCAA GATACATTTTGGGCAGATCACAAGCAACCAGATGCTGGTGACAGTGATAGAAAATCTGAAGAAAACCACCATCTCCAGAGTCAGTGAGGCCCGG GATGTGCTGGGATTCAACATGGCAGGGCTCCAGTTCCTGAAGAGGGAGATTGAGGCCAAGGAGGAGGTGACATTTTTTGCTGATGCTACTGAACGTTTTgaggagaagaagagaaaaaggaagaagaaagaaaagatggtTCTTGCAATGCTCTAG